The following coding sequences are from one Haemophilus haemolyticus window:
- the efp gene encoding elongation factor P yields MATYTTSDFKPGLKFMQDGEPCVIVENEFVKPGKGQAFTRTRIRKLISGKVLDVNFKSGTSVEAADVMDLNLTYSYKDDAFWYFMHPETFEQYSADAKAVGDAEKWLLDQADCIVTLWNGAPITVTPPNFVELEIVDTDPGLKGDTAGTGGKPATLSTGAVVKVPLFVQIGEVIRVDTRSGEYVSRVK; encoded by the coding sequence ATGGCTACATATACTACCAGTGATTTCAAACCAGGTCTAAAATTTATGCAAGACGGTGAACCTTGCGTAATCGTTGAAAATGAATTCGTAAAACCAGGTAAAGGTCAAGCTTTCACCCGTACTCGTATTCGTAAATTAATTTCAGGCAAAGTATTAGACGTAAACTTCAAATCTGGTACTTCGGTCGAAGCTGCTGATGTTATGGATCTTAACTTAACTTATTCATACAAAGACGATGCATTCTGGTATTTCATGCACCCAGAAACATTTGAACAATACTCTGCTGATGCAAAAGCTGTAGGCGATGCAGAAAAATGGTTATTAGACCAAGCAGATTGTATCGTGACTTTATGGAATGGTGCGCCAATTACTGTTACGCCACCAAACTTTGTTGAATTAGAAATCGTCGATACAGACCCTGGTCTTAAAGGCGATACAGCAGGTACTGGCGGTAAACCAGCAACATTAAGCACTGGCGCAGTAGTAAAAGTACCTCTTTTCGTTCAAATCGGTGAAGTTATCAGAGTTGATACCCGCTCTGGCGAATACGTATCTCGCGTAAAATAA
- a CDS encoding opacity family porin, whose amino-acid sequence MNIRIEKSSLLFSSLLFSSLLFSSAVQAEDNGKGVYVQADWVHAREKIETHAPNQPEILQDYSYIKTHSNHPRFSIGYDFGNWRIAVDYAHYRKWSHGKHLISEPIEKDPVGSTHPMNLVKSSTVIDHKDAGSFQAKNSYGISVIYDFDTEYKIKPYVGARIGVGHVAASGYTKDEFTTKLTFKANNMPMGGDVKAYEETSYSRTIKRIGFGFIGGIGYDITPNITLDLGYRYNDWGHLENVRFKTHEASFGVRYRF is encoded by the coding sequence ATGAATATTCGAATTGAGAAGTCTTCTCTTCTCTTCTCTTCTCTTCTCTTCTCTTCTCTTCTCTTCTCTTCTGCTGTACAAGCGGAAGATAATGGAAAAGGGGTTTATGTGCAAGCCGATTGGGTGCACGCACGTGAAAAAATAGAGACACACGCTCCAAATCAACCTGAAATATTACAAGACTATTCATACATCAAAACTCATTCCAACCATCCTCGTTTTTCTATTGGTTATGATTTTGGCAATTGGCGAATTGCAGTAGATTATGCTCATTATCGTAAATGGAGTCACGGCAAACATCTTATTAGTGAACCTATCGAAAAAGATCCTGTTGGATCGACTCATCCGATGAATCTAGTTAAATCTAGCACAGTAATTGATCACAAAGATGCAGGTAGTTTCCAAGCCAAGAATTCTTATGGTATTTCTGTAATTTATGATTTTGATACTGAATATAAAATTAAACCTTATGTTGGTGCAAGAATTGGAGTTGGGCATGTTGCTGCCAGCGGTTATACAAAAGATGAATTTACAACAAAACTTACATTTAAGGCTAACAATATGCCAATGGGAGGAGATGTGAAGGCGTATGAGGAAACATCATATTCCAGAACCATAAAACGCATTGGCTTTGGTTTTATTGGTGGTATTGGCTATGACATTACACCGAATATTACCTTAGACTTAGGTTATCGTTATAATGATTGGGGACATTTAGAAAACGTGCGTTTTAAAACTCACGAAGCCTCTTTCGGTGTACGTTACCGTTTTTAA
- a CDS encoding IS3 family transposase, with the protein MIERLKPNHALNDLLHVAKMPRSSFYYKEVKRNYHEVKEAILSLYKKNRKRDGYRPMTFKLRQMGFNLNHKTVLKLMNELGIHSILRKKRHGKRGKTSHIAPNLLNRDFTATALNQKWVTDVTEFHVGQEKLYFSPLMDLANREIITYNFATRPKFSLVKKMLEQGLSRLKPTKCPIIHSDQGVLYGTEEWVKMLEGKAVQSMSRRGNCYDNAVIESFFAILKSECFYSRTYHSIAELQAEIEEYLVYYNQKRIKLGLKGLSPVQYRAQYLS; encoded by the coding sequence ATTATTGAAAGATTGAAGCCAAACCACGCGTTAAATGATTTACTTCATGTGGCTAAAATGCCTCGCTCAAGCTTTTACTATAAAGAGGTTAAGCGAAATTATCACGAGGTAAAAGAGGCTATCTTATCGCTGTACAAAAAGAACAGAAAACGAGATGGTTATCGCCCCATGACGTTTAAATTACGCCAAATGGGTTTTAATTTGAATCATAAAACGGTATTAAAGCTGATGAACGAGTTAGGTATTCATTCCATTTTACGTAAGAAAAGACATGGAAAACGAGGAAAAACATCGCATATTGCCCCGAATTTGCTGAATCGTGATTTTACAGCAACGGCACTCAATCAAAAATGGGTAACGGATGTAACGGAATTTCATGTTGGGCAAGAAAAGCTTTATTTTTCACCGTTGATGGACTTGGCTAACCGAGAAATTATTACCTATAACTTTGCGACACGCCCGAAGTTTTCATTGGTAAAAAAGATGTTAGAACAAGGGCTTAGTCGGCTTAAACCGACAAAATGCCCGATTATTCATAGTGATCAAGGTGTATTGTATGGCACGGAGGAATGGGTAAAGATGTTGGAAGGTAAAGCGGTGCAAAGTATGAGTCGCCGAGGAAATTGCTACGATAATGCGGTGATTGAAAGCTTTTTTGCAATATTAAAATCAGAGTGCTTTTACTCTCGAACTTATCATTCAATTGCTGAATTGCAGGCTGAAATTGAAGAATATTTAGTGTATTACAACCAAAAACGAATTAAACTTGGTTTAAAAGGATTGAGCCCAGTGCAATACCGAGCTCAATATTTAAGTTAA
- a CDS encoding transposase produces the protein MSYSYQFRLKIIKLVTDQDYGIREVAKLHQISHALVIYWLKAFRERGLDGVKSPYTNLQTPKIAKPKMIKKDIEIPETTDFSPKAFKKLQRELALARAEIAYLKELEALDRQKQRQKKEKLLKD, from the coding sequence ATGTCCTACTCTTATCAATTTCGTTTGAAAATTATCAAACTCGTCACTGACCAGGATTATGGTATCCGTGAGGTGGCTAAACTTCATCAAATTTCCCATGCTCTCGTCATTTATTGGCTAAAAGCATTTCGGGAAAGAGGGCTTGATGGCGTAAAATCGCCTTATACAAACCTTCAAACACCGAAAATAGCGAAGCCAAAGATGATAAAGAAAGACATTGAAATTCCAGAAACCACAGACTTTTCACCTAAAGCGTTTAAAAAGTTACAACGAGAGCTCGCCTTGGCTCGAGCGGAGATTGCTTATCTAAAGGAGTTGGAGGCGCTCGACCGTCAAAAACAGCGACAGAAAAAAGAAAAATTATTGAAAGATTGA
- the yegQ gene encoding tRNA 5-hydroxyuridine modification protein YegQ — protein sequence MTTQFKPELLSPAGSLKNMRYAFAYGADAVYAGQPRYSLRVRNNEFNHVNLKIGIDEAHALGKKFYVVVNIAPHNSKLKTFIKDLQPVIDMKPDALIMSDPGLIMLVRENFPDIDIHLSVQANAVNWATVKFWKQMELTRVILSRELSIEEIAEIRQHVPDIELEIFVHGALCMAYSGRCLLSGYINKRDPNQGTCTNACRWEYKMEEGTTDEVGNIVPKIDPAQQIEVKNVAPTLGEGAVTDKVFLYTESQKPDEQMTAFEDEHGTYFMNSKDLRAVQHVEKLTALGVHSLKIEGRTKSFYYCARTAQVYRKAIDDAAAGKPFDESLMDTLESLAHRGYTEGFLRRHTHDEYQNYEYGYSISDRQQFVGEFTGKRNEQGMAEVAVKNKFLLGDDVEMMTPQGNINFKIEKMLNRRNEAVDAALGDGHFVFLDVPQDINLDYALLMRNLVNSNTRNPHN from the coding sequence ATGACAACCCAATTCAAACCAGAATTACTTTCCCCTGCTGGCTCCCTTAAAAATATGCGCTACGCCTTTGCTTATGGCGCTGATGCCGTTTATGCTGGCCAACCACGTTATAGCTTGCGCGTACGTAACAATGAATTTAATCACGTCAATTTAAAAATCGGGATCGATGAAGCCCATGCACTTGGCAAAAAATTCTATGTAGTGGTGAACATTGCACCGCATAATTCCAAACTCAAAACTTTTATTAAAGATTTACAGCCAGTGATCGATATGAAACCAGATGCCTTAATTATGTCTGATCCGGGCTTAATCATGTTGGTGCGTGAAAACTTCCCTGATATTGATATTCACCTTTCTGTACAAGCGAATGCGGTAAACTGGGCAACGGTAAAATTCTGGAAACAAATGGAGTTAACTCGTGTGATTTTATCGCGCGAATTATCCATTGAAGAAATCGCTGAAATTCGCCAACATGTACCAGACATTGAACTTGAAATTTTCGTACACGGTGCATTATGTATGGCGTATTCTGGTCGCTGCTTGCTTTCTGGCTATATCAACAAACGCGATCCAAACCAAGGCACTTGCACCAATGCTTGCCGTTGGGAATACAAAATGGAAGAGGGCACTACGGATGAAGTGGGCAACATCGTGCCAAAAATCGATCCTGCTCAACAAATCGAAGTGAAAAATGTGGCACCAACCTTGGGTGAAGGCGCGGTAACGGACAAGGTTTTCCTTTATACCGAATCACAAAAGCCAGACGAGCAAATGACGGCTTTTGAAGATGAGCACGGCACCTACTTTATGAATTCAAAAGATCTGCGTGCAGTACAACACGTAGAAAAATTGACCGCACTTGGCGTGCATTCTTTAAAAATCGAAGGTCGTACTAAATCATTTTATTATTGTGCAAGAACGGCGCAAGTTTACCGCAAAGCCATTGATGATGCGGCAGCAGGCAAACCATTTGATGAAAGCTTAATGGATACGTTGGAATCCCTTGCGCATCGTGGTTATACCGAAGGTTTCTTACGCCGTCATACGCATGATGAATACCAAAACTACGAATACGGTTATTCTATTTCTGATCGTCAGCAATTTGTTGGTGAATTTACGGGTAAACGTAACGAACAAGGTATGGCTGAAGTGGCGGTAAAGAATAAATTCTTGCTTGGTGATGATGTAGAAATGATGACCCCTCAGGGTAATATCAATTTCAAAATTGAAAAAATGCTAAATCGTAGAAATGAAGCGGTTGATGCAGCACTAGGTGATGGGCATTTTGTGTTCTTAGACGTACCACAAGATATCAACTTAGACTACGCCTTATTAATGCGTAATTTAGTCAATAGCAATACAAGAAATCCACATAATTAA
- the ruvX gene encoding Holliday junction resolvase RuvX: MGITALAFDFGTKSIGCAVGQSITGTAQALPAFKAQDGIPNWDAIEKCLKEWKPDVVVVGLPLNMDGTEQDLTLRARKFANRLQGRFGVNVQLQDERLTTTEARSEIFDRGGFRALKKGKVDGISACLILESWFEVEEYSE; the protein is encoded by the coding sequence ATGGGAATTACTGCACTTGCTTTTGATTTTGGTACCAAAAGTATTGGCTGTGCTGTAGGACAAAGTATTACTGGAACCGCACAAGCCTTGCCTGCTTTTAAGGCGCAAGATGGTATCCCAAACTGGGATGCAATCGAAAAATGCTTGAAAGAATGGAAACCAGATGTTGTCGTAGTTGGTTTGCCTTTAAATATGGATGGAACAGAGCAAGATCTCACTTTGCGTGCTCGTAAATTTGCAAATCGTTTACAAGGTCGTTTTGGTGTTAATGTTCAGCTACAAGATGAACGTTTAACAACAACAGAGGCACGCAGTGAAATTTTTGACAGAGGCGGTTTTCGTGCCTTAAAAAAAGGCAAAGTAGATGGGATCTCTGCTTGTTTGATTCTAGAAAGTTGGTTTGAGGTCGAGGAATATTCCGAATAA
- a CDS encoding YqgE/AlgH family protein, whose product MMELQGKFLIAMPHLDDYFNRTVVFMCEHNEQGSMGLVINQPTDLSIAELYSKLNFMMKNDRTFSNEMVVAGGPMHSERGFILHKNTPNEFQHTYKITDDLSMTTSADVIETLGSELAPEKYLIALGCSSWEAGQLEKEITDNAWLVATANDQILFDMPYDERYVAANQLLGIHPHNFVFAQVGHS is encoded by the coding sequence ATGATGGAGTTACAAGGAAAATTTTTGATCGCGATGCCACACTTAGACGATTATTTTAATCGTACTGTGGTGTTTATGTGTGAGCATAATGAGCAAGGTTCGATGGGATTAGTGATTAATCAGCCTACAGATTTAAGCATTGCGGAACTTTATTCAAAACTCAATTTTATGATGAAAAATGACCGCACTTTTAGCAATGAAATGGTGGTAGCCGGTGGTCCTATGCATAGCGAAAGAGGTTTTATTCTACATAAGAATACACCTAATGAATTCCAGCATACTTATAAAATTACGGATGATCTTTCAATGACAACCTCTGCTGATGTAATAGAGACGCTAGGTTCTGAACTTGCGCCAGAAAAATATCTTATCGCTCTTGGGTGCTCTAGCTGGGAGGCTGGGCAGTTGGAAAAAGAAATCACTGATAATGCTTGGTTAGTCGCTACTGCGAACGATCAGATTTTATTTGATATGCCTTATGATGAGCGCTATGTTGCGGCGAATCAATTGCTTGGTATTCACCCACATAATTTTGTGTTTGCACAAGTGGGGCATAGCTAA
- the rsmE gene encoding 16S rRNA (uracil(1498)-N(3))-methyltransferase — MRIPRIYHPESLENQTQCQLSEDAANHVGRVLRMTEGEQIELFDGSNHIYPAKIIESNKKAVKVAIFERELADKESNLKIHLGQVISRGERMEFTIQKSVELGVNVITPLWSERCGVKLDGERMDKKIQQWQKIAIAACEQCGRNIVPEIRPLMKLQDWCAENDGALKLNLHPRAQYSIKTLPNIPVEGVRLLIGSEGGLSAQEIAQTEQQGFTEILLGKRVLRTETASLAAISALQICFGDLGE, encoded by the coding sequence ATGCGCATACCAAGAATTTATCATCCTGAATCCCTTGAAAATCAAACTCAATGTCAGCTTTCCGAAGACGCGGCAAACCATGTAGGGCGCGTGTTAAGAATGACAGAAGGTGAGCAAATTGAACTCTTTGATGGTTCTAATCATATTTATCCAGCCAAAATTATTGAGTCGAATAAAAAAGCGGTAAAGGTGGCGATTTTTGAGCGTGAGCTTGCGGATAAAGAATCCAATTTAAAAATTCATTTGGGGCAAGTGATTTCTCGCGGAGAGCGAATGGAATTTACCATTCAAAAATCGGTGGAATTGGGTGTGAATGTGATTACACCATTATGGTCTGAACGCTGTGGCGTAAAGCTTGATGGCGAACGCATGGATAAAAAAATCCAACAATGGCAAAAAATTGCGATTGCTGCTTGTGAACAGTGTGGCCGTAATATTGTGCCGGAGATTCGTCCACTGATGAAATTACAAGATTGGTGTGCAGAAAATGACGGAGCGCTAAAATTGAATTTGCATCCACGCGCGCAATATTCGATTAAAACGTTACCGAATATTCCCGTTGAAGGTGTTCGCTTATTAATTGGCTCAGAAGGTGGATTATCTGCACAAGAAATTGCACAAACTGAACAGCAAGGATTTACTGAAATTTTATTAGGAAAGCGTGTTCTGCGTACTGAAACTGCATCGCTTGCGGCGATTAGTGCACTACAAATTTGTTTTGGAGATTTAGGTGAATGA
- the fadR gene encoding fatty acid metabolism transcriptional regulator FadR produces the protein MQNDNDILKAQSPAALAEEYIVKSIWQDVFPAGSNLPSERDLADKIGVTRTTLREVLQRLARDGWLTIQHGKPTKVNNIWDTAGPNIIETLIGLDMQSAPLIIDNMLSLRSKMSESYIYEAVKNSPQQSAALFAELDQLQNTAQDYTEFDYKLFRQFTVVANKPFYRLIFNSLKGVYQRIGFLFFKEEKHRELTKTFYLEMQQICLAGNADAVVDCIRKHNLRSSTYWKAILERLPQNLSD, from the coding sequence ATGCAAAACGATAACGATATTTTAAAAGCCCAAAGTCCAGCAGCCTTAGCAGAAGAATATATTGTCAAAAGCATTTGGCAAGATGTTTTTCCCGCAGGCAGTAATTTACCATCAGAACGTGATTTAGCCGATAAGATCGGAGTGACTCGCACCACTTTGCGTGAAGTTTTACAACGTTTAGCGCGTGATGGTTGGCTGACTATTCAGCACGGCAAACCAACAAAAGTAAATAATATCTGGGATACGGCAGGGCCGAATATTATTGAAACACTAATCGGTTTAGATATGCAGTCAGCGCCTTTGATTATTGACAATATGTTGTCTTTACGCAGTAAAATGTCTGAATCTTATATTTATGAGGCAGTAAAAAATTCTCCTCAACAATCTGCCGCACTTTTTGCTGAATTAGATCAATTACAAAATACGGCGCAAGATTACACAGAATTTGATTACAAATTATTTCGTCAATTTACCGTAGTGGCTAATAAGCCCTTTTATCGTTTAATTTTTAATAGTTTGAAAGGGGTTTACCAACGAATTGGTTTTTTATTTTTTAAAGAAGAAAAACACCGAGAACTTACAAAAACATTCTATTTAGAAATGCAACAAATTTGCCTTGCCGGAAATGCGGATGCGGTGGTGGATTGTATTCGTAAACACAATTTACGTTCTTCAACTTATTGGAAAGCTATTCTAGAGCGATTGCCGCAGAATCTTTCGGATTAA
- the nhaB gene encoding Na(+)/H(+) antiporter NhaB — MTNTQAFMKNFLGASPEWYKLAIVVFLIINPIIFFLVSPFIAGWLLVAEFIFTLAMALKCYPLQPGGLLAIEAIIIGMTNVGHVKTEIMANFEVILLLMFMVAGIFFMKQLLLYVFTKLLVKIRSKIALSLAFCFSAAFLSAFLDALTVVAVIISVAMGFYGVYHKVASGNNLIDAVDIADDGKITTQHHETLEKFRSFLRSLMMHAGVGTALGGVMTMVGEPQNLIIAEQAKWNFIEFFFRMAPVTVPVFICGLLTCFLVEKFKLFGYGEKLPEDVWKILSDLDRTNSEKMSKQDKIKLGVQALIAIWLILGLAFHLAAVGLIGLSIIIFATAFTGVTDEHTIGKSFQESLPFTALLVVFFSVVAVIIDQKLFAPIIHFVLSSEENTQLALFYVFNGLLSSISDNVFVATVYINEAKAALTNGVIAPHQFELLSVAINTGTNLPSVATPNGQAAFLFLLTSSLAPLIRLSYGRMVYMALPYTIVLSIIGLLAIEFILPAATIWLANLGLIFPI; from the coding sequence ATGACAAACACACAAGCTTTTATGAAAAACTTTCTTGGGGCAAGTCCAGAATGGTATAAGCTCGCCATTGTGGTTTTTCTTATTATTAATCCTATTATTTTCTTTTTAGTCAGCCCTTTTATTGCGGGTTGGTTACTCGTTGCAGAATTTATTTTTACGCTAGCAATGGCATTAAAATGCTATCCTTTGCAACCAGGTGGCTTACTAGCGATTGAAGCAATTATTATTGGGATGACAAATGTAGGGCACGTAAAAACGGAAATTATGGCAAACTTTGAAGTAATCCTGTTACTGATGTTTATGGTGGCAGGTATTTTCTTCATGAAACAACTGCTTCTTTACGTATTCACGAAATTACTTGTCAAGATTCGTTCAAAAATTGCGCTTTCTTTAGCTTTCTGTTTTAGCGCAGCCTTCCTATCAGCCTTCCTTGATGCATTAACGGTTGTTGCCGTAATTATCAGCGTAGCAATGGGATTCTATGGCGTTTACCACAAAGTCGCATCAGGCAATAATTTAATTGATGCCGTTGATATTGCCGATGATGGAAAAATTACAACACAACACCACGAGACCTTAGAAAAATTCCGTTCATTCTTACGTAGCTTGATGATGCATGCTGGCGTCGGAACCGCACTTGGTGGCGTAATGACAATGGTGGGTGAACCACAAAACTTAATCATTGCAGAACAAGCAAAATGGAACTTTATCGAATTTTTCTTCCGCATGGCACCAGTTACGGTTCCAGTATTTATCTGCGGACTACTGACTTGTTTCTTAGTAGAAAAATTCAAATTATTCGGTTATGGTGAAAAATTACCTGAAGATGTATGGAAAATCTTGTCGGATTTAGACCGCACTAATTCAGAGAAAATGTCTAAACAAGACAAAATTAAATTAGGTGTGCAAGCATTAATCGCGATTTGGTTAATTCTTGGATTGGCGTTCCATCTTGCGGCAGTGGGCTTGATTGGTTTAAGTATCATTATTTTTGCAACTGCATTCACTGGTGTGACTGATGAACACACTATCGGTAAATCATTCCAAGAATCCTTACCTTTCACTGCATTGCTCGTGGTATTCTTCTCAGTGGTTGCCGTAATTATCGATCAAAAACTTTTTGCGCCAATCATTCACTTCGTTCTTTCTTCAGAAGAAAATACACAGCTTGCCTTATTCTACGTATTTAACGGCTTGCTTTCTTCTATCTCTGATAACGTATTCGTCGCAACGGTTTATATCAATGAAGCGAAAGCGGCGTTAACGAATGGCGTAATTGCACCGCACCAATTTGAATTGCTCTCTGTTGCAATCAATACAGGGACAAACTTACCATCAGTAGCGACACCAAACGGACAAGCCGCATTCTTGTTCTTATTGACTTCATCGCTAGCACCATTAATTCGTCTTTCTTACGGAAGAATGGTTTATATGGCTTTACCTTACACGATTGTACTTTCGATCATTGGATTACTGGCTATTGAATTTATCTTACCAGCTGCTACTATTTGGCTAGCAAACTTAGGTTTAATTTTTCCAATTTAA
- the dsbB gene encoding disulfide bond formation protein DsbB has product MLALLKQFSEKRSAWFLLAFSSLTLESTALYFQYGMGLQPCVLCVYERLAIIGLFIAGIIGLLQPRTLIIRLIALALGLFSGIKGLLVSFRHLDLQMNPAPWKQCEFIPNFPETLPFHQWFPFMFSPTGSCNESQWSLFGVTMVQWLVFIFAVYVIILALLLIVQVVKTRKQRRIFN; this is encoded by the coding sequence ATGCTCGCACTTTTAAAACAATTTTCTGAAAAACGTTCTGCATGGTTTCTGCTGGCATTTTCAAGTTTAACACTAGAATCTACCGCACTTTACTTCCAATATGGAATGGGATTACAACCTTGTGTACTTTGCGTGTATGAACGTTTAGCAATAATTGGGTTATTTATTGCGGGCATTATAGGTTTACTTCAACCTCGCACTTTAATCATTCGATTAATCGCTTTGGCATTAGGCTTATTCAGTGGCATTAAGGGATTATTGGTTTCATTCCGTCATCTTGATTTACAAATGAATCCAGCCCCTTGGAAACAATGTGAATTTATTCCAAACTTTCCTGAAACTTTACCGTTTCACCAATGGTTTCCATTTATGTTTAGCCCGACTGGCTCTTGTAATGAAAGTCAATGGTCATTATTCGGTGTGACGATGGTGCAATGGCTAGTATTTATTTTTGCAGTATATGTGATAATTCTTGCTTTATTATTAATAGTGCAAGTAGTCAAAACACGAAAACAAAGAAGAATATTTAATTAA
- a CDS encoding surface-adhesin E family protein, whose product MKKIILTLSLGVLTACSAQTQKAEQNDVKLTPPTDVRSGYIRLVKNVNYYIDSESIWVDNQEPQIVHFDAVVNLDKGLYVYPEPKRYARSVRQYKILNCANYHLTQVRTDFYDEFWGQGLRAAPKKQKKHTLSLTPDTTLYNAAQIICVNYGRAQPSDKK is encoded by the coding sequence ATGAAAAAAATTATTTTAACATTATCACTTGGGGTACTTACCGCCTGTTCTGCTCAAACTCAAAAGGCTGAACAAAATGATGTGAAACTGACACCGCCGACCGATGTGCGAAGCGGATATATACGTTTGGTGAAGAATGTGAATTATTACATCGATAGTGAATCGATCTGGGTGGATAACCAAGAGCCGCAAATTGTACATTTTGATGCAGTAGTGAATTTAGATAAGGGATTGTATGTTTATCCTGAGCCTAAACGTTATGCACGTTCTGTTCGTCAGTACAAGATTTTGAATTGTGCAAATTATCATTTAACTCAAGTGCGAACTGATTTCTATGATGAGTTTTGGGGACAGGGTTTGCGTGCTGCGCCTAAAAAGCAAAAGAAACATACATTAAGTTTAACACCTGATACAACGCTTTATAATGCTGCTCAGATTATTTGTGTGAATTATGGCAGAGCACAACCTTCAGATAAAAAATAA
- the pflA gene encoding pyruvate formate lyase 1-activating protein, which translates to MSVLGRIHSFESCGTVDGPGIRFILFMQGCLMRCKYCHNRDTWDLEGGKEISVEDLMKEVVTYRHFMNATGGGVTASGGEAVLQAEFVRDWFRACKAEGINTCLDTNGFVRHYDHIIDELLDVTDLVLLDLKELNDQVHQNLIGVPNKRTLEFAKYLQKRHQRTWIRYVVVPGYTDSDHDVHLLGQFIEGMTNIEKVELLPYHRLGAHKWKTLGLDYELEDVLPPTKESLEHIKTILEGYGHTVKF; encoded by the coding sequence ATGTCAGTTCTTGGAAGAATTCACTCTTTTGAATCCTGTGGCACTGTAGATGGGCCAGGTATTCGTTTTATTTTATTTATGCAAGGCTGCTTGATGCGCTGCAAATATTGCCACAATCGTGATACTTGGGACCTTGAAGGGGGTAAAGAAATCAGTGTCGAAGATTTAATGAAAGAAGTCGTGACTTATCGCCATTTTATGAATGCTACAGGCGGTGGCGTTACGGCATCTGGCGGTGAGGCTGTGCTACAAGCTGAGTTCGTGCGTGATTGGTTCCGTGCTTGTAAAGCGGAAGGGATTAATACTTGCTTAGATACAAATGGTTTTGTGCGTCATTATGATCATATTATTGATGAATTATTAGATGTAACAGATCTTGTTTTACTCGATTTAAAAGAACTTAATGATCAAGTTCATCAAAATCTTATTGGGGTGCCAAATAAACGTACCCTTGAATTTGCAAAATATTTGCAAAAACGTCATCAACGTACATGGATTCGTTATGTTGTGGTTCCTGGTTATACTGATAGCGATCACGATGTACATTTATTAGGTCAATTTATTGAAGGTATGACCAATATTGAAAAAGTTGAACTTCTTCCTTATCATCGATTAGGTGCGCATAAATGGAAAACCCTTGGGTTAGATTATGAGCTTGAAGATGTATTACCGCCAACCAAAGAATCGTTAGAGCACATTAAAACAATCCTAGAAGGTTATGGGCACACTGTAAAATTCTAG